One window from the genome of Vespula pensylvanica isolate Volc-1 chromosome 11, ASM1446617v1, whole genome shotgun sequence encodes:
- the LOC122633213 gene encoding D-aspartate oxidase, with the protein MKIAVIGGGAVGLTTALQIQRTLHNAEITIFASDFDNIVSNVAAGIFRVGSSYSGPTEEITRKWIEDSYSYYDSICKLSDASKAGITTISGYIFANSPSIVKNHWMEKLVPIYRNVTKEEFQLVGGNWKFGCFFTTLLTECKLYLPWILQQLKHNGAVVKKQKIDSFKELTTEYNIIMNCSGLEARNLCSDRHMVPIRGQIIKVAAPWLKTFFYGELDTYIIPGFNGVVTLGGTRNFDSENMKLCPYESAAIRTRCETLVPSLRTVENIREEVGLRPHRDGGVRVEAEFITNGCRKTTIIHNYGHGGYGVCTAPGTAQYAVQLAINAHRSSIAKL; encoded by the exons atgaaaattgcaGTTATTGGAGGAGGTGCAGTAGGTTTAACTACTGCGTTACAAATACAACGTACATTGCATAATGCTGAAATAACTATTTTTGCTTCCGATTTCGATAATATTGTTAGTAATGTCGCAGCTGGAATATTTCGTGTCGGATCGTCATATAGTGGACCTACTGAAGAGATAACaag AAAATGGATAGAAGattcatattcatattatGACAGTATATGTAAACTGTCGGATGCATCTAAAGCAGGAATAACAACTATCTCGGGTTATATATTCGCTAATTCTCCAAGCATCGTAAAg AATCATTGGATGGAAAAATTGGTGCCTATATACAGAAATGtaacaaaagaagaattcCAATTAGTGGGAGGTAATTGGAAATTTGGTTGTTTTTTTACAACACTACTTACGgaatgtaaattatatcttcCTTGGATTTTACAACA atTAAAACATAATGGAGCTGTtgtaaagaaacagaaaatagactcatttaaagaattaactacagaatataatataataatgaactgTAGTGGACTCGAAGCTAGAAATTTATGCAGTGACAGACATATGGTTCCAATACGTGGacaaattattaaa GTTGCTGCTCCTTggttaaaaacttttttttatggtgagctagatacatatataattcctGGATTTAATGGAGTAGTTACTTTAGGTGGAACTAGAAATTTTGATTCTGAGAATATGAAGTTATGTCCATATGAATCTGCTGCAATTCGTACGCGATGCGAGACGCTTGTGCCATCTCTTCGAACAGTTGAAAATATACGAGAAGAAGTAGGTCTAAGACCACACAGAGATGGTGGTGTTAGAGTAGAAGCAGAATTCATTACTAATGGGTGTAGAAAAACTACG ataatacataattatggACATGGTGGTTATGGTGTTTGTACAGCTCCGGGTACTGCTCAATATGCTGTACAATTAGCTATAAATGCTCATAGATCATCTATCGCAAAACTGTAA
- the LOC122633211 gene encoding histone acetyltransferase KAT8-like encodes MAELQEQKSKENTSAGLKDVMVKHEKREGTLTNGGKGSGDDADSLEELPLDIGEHYLVRRSDDSWHPAEIIQTRYNENESHYEYYVHYEGHNRRLDEWVPRDRIMSSRFDMSDRSWKSGDRNSSNDLLADSSDRKITRNQKRRHDEINHIQKTYAEMDPTTAALEKEHEAITKVKYIDKIQIGKYEIDTWYFSPYPEEYGKQPKLWICEYCLKYMRLEKTYRYHMSECTHRQPVGKEIYRKGTLSIWEVDGREHKIYCQNLCLLAKLFLDHKTLYFDVEPFLFYILCEVDKHGAHLVGYFSKEKESPDGNNVACILTLPPFQRQGYGKLLIAFSYELSRIEQTVGSPEKPLSDLGKLSYRSYWSWILLEILRDFRGTLSIKDLSQMTSISQTDIISTLQSMNMVKYWKGQHVICVTPKLVEEHIKSSQYKRPRLTVDSSALRWGAPPRKNVKPGKK; translated from the exons ATGGCTGAACTACAAGAacaaaagagtaaagaaaacaCAAGTGCTGGATTAAAAGATGTAATGGTGAAGCACGAGAAACGTGAGGGTACGCTGACAAATGGCGGGAAGGGATCCGGCGATGACGCAGACAGTCTCGAAGAATTACCGCTGGATATCGGCGAACATTATCTTGTTCGAAGATCCGATGATTCGTggc ATCCTGCCGAAATTATTCAAACACGTtacaatgaaaatgaaagtcATTATGAATACTATGTTCACTACGAAGGACACAACAGAAGACTGGATGAATGGGTACCTCGTGATAGAATTATGTCCAGTAGATTTGATATGAGCGATCGAAGTTGGAAAAGTGGAGATAGAAATTCTAGCAATGATTTATTAGCAGATTCTTCTGATcgtaaaattacaagaaatcaaaaaagaagacacGATGAAATTAATCACATACAAAAg ACTTATGCAGAAATGGACCCAACAACTGCTGctttagaaaaagaacatgAAGCTATAAcaaaagttaaatatattgataaaattcaaattg GAAAATATGAGATTGATACTTGGTACTTCAGTCCATATCCAGAAGAATATGGTAAACAACCAAAACTTTGGATTTGCGAGTATTGCTTGAAATATATGCGTCTTGAAAAAACATATAGATATCACATG aGTGAATGTACTCATAGACAGCCTGTtgggaaagaaatatatcgtaaagGAACATTGAGCATTTGGGAAGTGGATGGTAGagaacataaaatttattgccAGAATCTTTGCTTATTAGCAAAATTATTCTTGGATCATAAAACACTTTATTTTGATGTTGaaccgtttcttttttatattttatgtgaaGTGGATAAACATGGAGCACATTTAGTTGGATACTTTTCTAAG GAAAAAGAGTCTCCTGATGGCAATAATGTAGCTTGTATATTAACATTACCCCCATTTCAAAGACAAGGATATGGAAAATTGCTTATTGCTTTTAGTTATGAACTTAGTCGAATTGAACAAACTGTTGGAAGTCCAGAAAAGCCATTAAGTGACTTAGGAAAATTATCTTATCGTAGTTATTGGAGTTGGATACTTTTAGAAATTCTTAGAGATTTCCGCGGGACACTTAGCATTAAAGATTTAAG CCAAATGACTAGTATTTCACAAACAGATATCATATCAACATTACAAAGTATGAATATGGTAAAATATTGGAAAGGTCAACATGTAATTTGTGTAACTCCTAAATTAGTTGAAGAACATATAAAAAGTAGTCAATATAAAAGGCCCAGACTTACTGTAGATAGTAGTGCATTAAGATGGGGTGCACCACCTCGGAAAAATGTGAAACctggtaaaaaataa